The proteins below are encoded in one region of Manis pentadactyla isolate mManPen7 chromosome 2, mManPen7.hap1, whole genome shotgun sequence:
- the FBXW11 gene encoding F-box/WD repeat-containing protein 11 isoform X4 has translation MEPDSVIEDKTIELMNTSVMEDQNEDESPKKSTLWQISNGTSSVIVSRKRPSEGNYQKEKDLCIKYFDQWSESDQVEFVEHLISRMCHYQHGHINSYLKPMLQRDFITALPEQGLDHIAENILSYLDARSLCAAELVCKEWQRVISEGMLWKKLIERMVRTDPLWKGLSERRGWDQYLFKNRPTDGPPNSFYRSLYPKIIQDIETIESNWRCGRHNLQRIQCRSENSKGVYCLQYDDEKIISGLRDNSIKIWDKTSLECLKVLTGHTGSVLCLQYDERVIVTGSSDSTVRVWDVNTGEVLNTLIHHNEAVLHLRFSNGLMVTCSKDRSIAVWDMASATDITLRRVLVGHRAAVNVVDFDDKYIVSASGDRTIKVWSTSTCEFVRTLNGHKRGIACLQYRDRLVVSGSSDNTIRLWDIECGACLRVLEGHEELVRCIRFDNKRIVSGAYDGKIKVWDLQAALDPRAPASTLCLRTLVEHSGRVFRLQFDEFQIISSSHDDTILIWDFLNVPPSAQNETRSPSRTYTYISR, from the exons AACACTTCAGTTATGGAGGATCAAAATGAAGATGAGTCCCCAAAGAAAAGTACTCTTTGGCAG ATAAGTAATGGAACATCATCTGTGATCGTCTCCAGAAAGAGGCCATCAGAAGGaaactatcaaaaagaaaaagacttgtGTATTAAATATTTTGACCAGTGGTCTGAATCAGATCAAGTGGAATTTGTGGAACACCTTATTTCACGAATGTGTCATTATCAGCATGGACATATTAACTCTTACCTGAAGCCCATGTTGCAGCGGGACTTTATTACCGCTTTACCAG AGCAAGGCTTAGATCACATAGCAGAAAACATTCTTTCCTACCTGGATGCCAGGTCTCTGTGTGCAGCAGAGCTGGTATGTAAAGAATGGCAGCGGGTGATCTCTGAAGGAATgctttggaagaagttgattgaACGAATGGTGCGCACTGACCCTCTATGGAAGGGACTTTCAGAAAGAAGAGGGTG GGATCAGTACCTattcaaaaacagacccacagatggCCCTCCCAATTCATTTTATAGGTCATTATACCCAAAGATTATCCAGGACATAGAG ACTATAGAATCTAACTGGCGGTGTGGACGACACAACTTGCAGAGGATTCAGTGCCGCTCTGAAAATAGTAAAGGTGTCTACTGTTTACAGTATGATGATGAAAAAATTATCAGTGGCCTACGAGATAACTCTATTAAG ATTTGGGATAAAACCAGCTTGGAATGTTTGAAAGTGTTAACAGGACACACTGGCTCTGTCCTTTGTCTCCAGTATGATGAACGTGTTATTGTGACTGGCTCTTCAGACTCTACAGTGAG AGTCTGGGATGTGAACACGGGTGAAGTTCTAAACACGTTGATTCACCACAATGAGGCGGTACTTCACTTACGCTTCAGCAATGGACTGATGGTGACATGTTCCAAGGACCGCTCCATTGCTGTGTGGGATATGGCTTCTGCCACTGACATCACCTTACGCCGTGTCTTGGTCGGCCACCGCGCTGCTGTCAATGTAGTAGACTTTGACGATAAGTACATTGTGTCTGCTTCTGGTGACAGAACCATCAAA GTCTGGAGCACGAGTACCTGTGAATTTGTTCGTACTCTCAATGGGCACAAGCGAGGCATTGCCTGTCTCCAGTACAGGGACCGGCTGGTTGTTAGTGGATCGTCAGATAATACCATAAG GCTATGGGATATTGAATGTGGTGCCTGTTTAAGAGTCCTAGAGGGGCATGAAGAATTGGTCCGATGCATCCGGTTTGATAACAAGAGGATTGTCAGTGGGGCCTATGATGG GAAAATTAAAGTTTGGGACTTGCAAGCTGCTCTCGACCCTCGAGCCCCAGCAAGTACATTGTGTTTGCGCACACTGGTG GAACATTCTGGACGTGTGTTTCGGCTACAGTTTGATGAATTTCAAATCATCAGCAGCTCCCATGATGACACTATTTTGATTTGGGATTTCTTAAATGTGCCTCCCAGTGCCCAGAATGAGACCCGTTCTCCCTCCAGAACATACACTTACATCTCCAGATAA
- the FBXW11 gene encoding F-box/WD repeat-containing protein 11 isoform X6: MEPDSVIEDKTIELMISNGTSSVIVSRKRPSEGNYQKEKDLCIKYFDQWSESDQVEFVEHLISRMCHYQHGHINSYLKPMLQRDFITALPEQGLDHIAENILSYLDARSLCAAELVCKEWQRVISEGMLWKKLIERMVRTDPLWKGLSERRGWDQYLFKNRPTDGPPNSFYRSLYPKIIQDIETIESNWRCGRHNLQRIQCRSENSKGVYCLQYDDEKIISGLRDNSIKIWDKTSLECLKVLTGHTGSVLCLQYDERVIVTGSSDSTVRVWDVNTGEVLNTLIHHNEAVLHLRFSNGLMVTCSKDRSIAVWDMASATDITLRRVLVGHRAAVNVVDFDDKYIVSASGDRTIKVWSTSTCEFVRTLNGHKRGIACLQYRDRLVVSGSSDNTIRLWDIECGACLRVLEGHEELVRCIRFDNKRIVSGAYDGKIKVWDLQAALDPRAPASTLCLRTLVEHSGRVFRLQFDEFQIISSSHDDTILIWDFLNVPPSAQNETRSPSRTYTYISR, from the exons ATAAGTAATGGAACATCATCTGTGATCGTCTCCAGAAAGAGGCCATCAGAAGGaaactatcaaaaagaaaaagacttgtGTATTAAATATTTTGACCAGTGGTCTGAATCAGATCAAGTGGAATTTGTGGAACACCTTATTTCACGAATGTGTCATTATCAGCATGGACATATTAACTCTTACCTGAAGCCCATGTTGCAGCGGGACTTTATTACCGCTTTACCAG AGCAAGGCTTAGATCACATAGCAGAAAACATTCTTTCCTACCTGGATGCCAGGTCTCTGTGTGCAGCAGAGCTGGTATGTAAAGAATGGCAGCGGGTGATCTCTGAAGGAATgctttggaagaagttgattgaACGAATGGTGCGCACTGACCCTCTATGGAAGGGACTTTCAGAAAGAAGAGGGTG GGATCAGTACCTattcaaaaacagacccacagatggCCCTCCCAATTCATTTTATAGGTCATTATACCCAAAGATTATCCAGGACATAGAG ACTATAGAATCTAACTGGCGGTGTGGACGACACAACTTGCAGAGGATTCAGTGCCGCTCTGAAAATAGTAAAGGTGTCTACTGTTTACAGTATGATGATGAAAAAATTATCAGTGGCCTACGAGATAACTCTATTAAG ATTTGGGATAAAACCAGCTTGGAATGTTTGAAAGTGTTAACAGGACACACTGGCTCTGTCCTTTGTCTCCAGTATGATGAACGTGTTATTGTGACTGGCTCTTCAGACTCTACAGTGAG AGTCTGGGATGTGAACACGGGTGAAGTTCTAAACACGTTGATTCACCACAATGAGGCGGTACTTCACTTACGCTTCAGCAATGGACTGATGGTGACATGTTCCAAGGACCGCTCCATTGCTGTGTGGGATATGGCTTCTGCCACTGACATCACCTTACGCCGTGTCTTGGTCGGCCACCGCGCTGCTGTCAATGTAGTAGACTTTGACGATAAGTACATTGTGTCTGCTTCTGGTGACAGAACCATCAAA GTCTGGAGCACGAGTACCTGTGAATTTGTTCGTACTCTCAATGGGCACAAGCGAGGCATTGCCTGTCTCCAGTACAGGGACCGGCTGGTTGTTAGTGGATCGTCAGATAATACCATAAG GCTATGGGATATTGAATGTGGTGCCTGTTTAAGAGTCCTAGAGGGGCATGAAGAATTGGTCCGATGCATCCGGTTTGATAACAAGAGGATTGTCAGTGGGGCCTATGATGG GAAAATTAAAGTTTGGGACTTGCAAGCTGCTCTCGACCCTCGAGCCCCAGCAAGTACATTGTGTTTGCGCACACTGGTG GAACATTCTGGACGTGTGTTTCGGCTACAGTTTGATGAATTTCAAATCATCAGCAGCTCCCATGATGACACTATTTTGATTTGGGATTTCTTAAATGTGCCTCCCAGTGCCCAGAATGAGACCCGTTCTCCCTCCAGAACATACACTTACATCTCCAGATAA
- the FBXW11 gene encoding F-box/WD repeat-containing protein 11 isoform X2: MEPDSVIEDKTIELMCSVPRSLWLGCANLVESMCALSCLQSMPSVRCLQISNGTSSVIVSRKRPSEGNYQKEKDLCIKYFDQWSESDQVEFVEHLISRMCHYQHGHINSYLKPMLQRDFITALPEQGLDHIAENILSYLDARSLCAAELVCKEWQRVISEGMLWKKLIERMVRTDPLWKGLSERRGWDQYLFKNRPTDGPPNSFYRSLYPKIIQDIETIESNWRCGRHNLQRIQCRSENSKGVYCLQYDDEKIISGLRDNSIKIWDKTSLECLKVLTGHTGSVLCLQYDERVIVTGSSDSTVRVWDVNTGEVLNTLIHHNEAVLHLRFSNGLMVTCSKDRSIAVWDMASATDITLRRVLVGHRAAVNVVDFDDKYIVSASGDRTIKVWSTSTCEFVRTLNGHKRGIACLQYRDRLVVSGSSDNTIRLWDIECGACLRVLEGHEELVRCIRFDNKRIVSGAYDGKIKVWDLQAALDPRAPASTLCLRTLVEHSGRVFRLQFDEFQIISSSHDDTILIWDFLNVPPSAQNETRSPSRTYTYISR, from the exons ATAAGTAATGGAACATCATCTGTGATCGTCTCCAGAAAGAGGCCATCAGAAGGaaactatcaaaaagaaaaagacttgtGTATTAAATATTTTGACCAGTGGTCTGAATCAGATCAAGTGGAATTTGTGGAACACCTTATTTCACGAATGTGTCATTATCAGCATGGACATATTAACTCTTACCTGAAGCCCATGTTGCAGCGGGACTTTATTACCGCTTTACCAG AGCAAGGCTTAGATCACATAGCAGAAAACATTCTTTCCTACCTGGATGCCAGGTCTCTGTGTGCAGCAGAGCTGGTATGTAAAGAATGGCAGCGGGTGATCTCTGAAGGAATgctttggaagaagttgattgaACGAATGGTGCGCACTGACCCTCTATGGAAGGGACTTTCAGAAAGAAGAGGGTG GGATCAGTACCTattcaaaaacagacccacagatggCCCTCCCAATTCATTTTATAGGTCATTATACCCAAAGATTATCCAGGACATAGAG ACTATAGAATCTAACTGGCGGTGTGGACGACACAACTTGCAGAGGATTCAGTGCCGCTCTGAAAATAGTAAAGGTGTCTACTGTTTACAGTATGATGATGAAAAAATTATCAGTGGCCTACGAGATAACTCTATTAAG ATTTGGGATAAAACCAGCTTGGAATGTTTGAAAGTGTTAACAGGACACACTGGCTCTGTCCTTTGTCTCCAGTATGATGAACGTGTTATTGTGACTGGCTCTTCAGACTCTACAGTGAG AGTCTGGGATGTGAACACGGGTGAAGTTCTAAACACGTTGATTCACCACAATGAGGCGGTACTTCACTTACGCTTCAGCAATGGACTGATGGTGACATGTTCCAAGGACCGCTCCATTGCTGTGTGGGATATGGCTTCTGCCACTGACATCACCTTACGCCGTGTCTTGGTCGGCCACCGCGCTGCTGTCAATGTAGTAGACTTTGACGATAAGTACATTGTGTCTGCTTCTGGTGACAGAACCATCAAA GTCTGGAGCACGAGTACCTGTGAATTTGTTCGTACTCTCAATGGGCACAAGCGAGGCATTGCCTGTCTCCAGTACAGGGACCGGCTGGTTGTTAGTGGATCGTCAGATAATACCATAAG GCTATGGGATATTGAATGTGGTGCCTGTTTAAGAGTCCTAGAGGGGCATGAAGAATTGGTCCGATGCATCCGGTTTGATAACAAGAGGATTGTCAGTGGGGCCTATGATGG GAAAATTAAAGTTTGGGACTTGCAAGCTGCTCTCGACCCTCGAGCCCCAGCAAGTACATTGTGTTTGCGCACACTGGTG GAACATTCTGGACGTGTGTTTCGGCTACAGTTTGATGAATTTCAAATCATCAGCAGCTCCCATGATGACACTATTTTGATTTGGGATTTCTTAAATGTGCCTCCCAGTGCCCAGAATGAGACCCGTTCTCCCTCCAGAACATACACTTACATCTCCAGATAA
- the FBXW11 gene encoding F-box/WD repeat-containing protein 11 isoform X1 produces MEPDSVIEDKTIELMCSVPRSLWLGCANLVESMCALSCLQSMPSVRCLQNTSVMEDQNEDESPKKSTLWQISNGTSSVIVSRKRPSEGNYQKEKDLCIKYFDQWSESDQVEFVEHLISRMCHYQHGHINSYLKPMLQRDFITALPEQGLDHIAENILSYLDARSLCAAELVCKEWQRVISEGMLWKKLIERMVRTDPLWKGLSERRGWDQYLFKNRPTDGPPNSFYRSLYPKIIQDIETIESNWRCGRHNLQRIQCRSENSKGVYCLQYDDEKIISGLRDNSIKIWDKTSLECLKVLTGHTGSVLCLQYDERVIVTGSSDSTVRVWDVNTGEVLNTLIHHNEAVLHLRFSNGLMVTCSKDRSIAVWDMASATDITLRRVLVGHRAAVNVVDFDDKYIVSASGDRTIKVWSTSTCEFVRTLNGHKRGIACLQYRDRLVVSGSSDNTIRLWDIECGACLRVLEGHEELVRCIRFDNKRIVSGAYDGKIKVWDLQAALDPRAPASTLCLRTLVEHSGRVFRLQFDEFQIISSSHDDTILIWDFLNVPPSAQNETRSPSRTYTYISR; encoded by the exons AACACTTCAGTTATGGAGGATCAAAATGAAGATGAGTCCCCAAAGAAAAGTACTCTTTGGCAG ATAAGTAATGGAACATCATCTGTGATCGTCTCCAGAAAGAGGCCATCAGAAGGaaactatcaaaaagaaaaagacttgtGTATTAAATATTTTGACCAGTGGTCTGAATCAGATCAAGTGGAATTTGTGGAACACCTTATTTCACGAATGTGTCATTATCAGCATGGACATATTAACTCTTACCTGAAGCCCATGTTGCAGCGGGACTTTATTACCGCTTTACCAG AGCAAGGCTTAGATCACATAGCAGAAAACATTCTTTCCTACCTGGATGCCAGGTCTCTGTGTGCAGCAGAGCTGGTATGTAAAGAATGGCAGCGGGTGATCTCTGAAGGAATgctttggaagaagttgattgaACGAATGGTGCGCACTGACCCTCTATGGAAGGGACTTTCAGAAAGAAGAGGGTG GGATCAGTACCTattcaaaaacagacccacagatggCCCTCCCAATTCATTTTATAGGTCATTATACCCAAAGATTATCCAGGACATAGAG ACTATAGAATCTAACTGGCGGTGTGGACGACACAACTTGCAGAGGATTCAGTGCCGCTCTGAAAATAGTAAAGGTGTCTACTGTTTACAGTATGATGATGAAAAAATTATCAGTGGCCTACGAGATAACTCTATTAAG ATTTGGGATAAAACCAGCTTGGAATGTTTGAAAGTGTTAACAGGACACACTGGCTCTGTCCTTTGTCTCCAGTATGATGAACGTGTTATTGTGACTGGCTCTTCAGACTCTACAGTGAG AGTCTGGGATGTGAACACGGGTGAAGTTCTAAACACGTTGATTCACCACAATGAGGCGGTACTTCACTTACGCTTCAGCAATGGACTGATGGTGACATGTTCCAAGGACCGCTCCATTGCTGTGTGGGATATGGCTTCTGCCACTGACATCACCTTACGCCGTGTCTTGGTCGGCCACCGCGCTGCTGTCAATGTAGTAGACTTTGACGATAAGTACATTGTGTCTGCTTCTGGTGACAGAACCATCAAA GTCTGGAGCACGAGTACCTGTGAATTTGTTCGTACTCTCAATGGGCACAAGCGAGGCATTGCCTGTCTCCAGTACAGGGACCGGCTGGTTGTTAGTGGATCGTCAGATAATACCATAAG GCTATGGGATATTGAATGTGGTGCCTGTTTAAGAGTCCTAGAGGGGCATGAAGAATTGGTCCGATGCATCCGGTTTGATAACAAGAGGATTGTCAGTGGGGCCTATGATGG GAAAATTAAAGTTTGGGACTTGCAAGCTGCTCTCGACCCTCGAGCCCCAGCAAGTACATTGTGTTTGCGCACACTGGTG GAACATTCTGGACGTGTGTTTCGGCTACAGTTTGATGAATTTCAAATCATCAGCAGCTCCCATGATGACACTATTTTGATTTGGGATTTCTTAAATGTGCCTCCCAGTGCCCAGAATGAGACCCGTTCTCCCTCCAGAACATACACTTACATCTCCAGATAA
- the FBXW11 gene encoding F-box/WD repeat-containing protein 11 isoform X3 — MCALSCLQSMPSVRCLQNTSVMEDQNEDESPKKSTLWQISNGTSSVIVSRKRPSEGNYQKEKDLCIKYFDQWSESDQVEFVEHLISRMCHYQHGHINSYLKPMLQRDFITALPEQGLDHIAENILSYLDARSLCAAELVCKEWQRVISEGMLWKKLIERMVRTDPLWKGLSERRGWDQYLFKNRPTDGPPNSFYRSLYPKIIQDIETIESNWRCGRHNLQRIQCRSENSKGVYCLQYDDEKIISGLRDNSIKIWDKTSLECLKVLTGHTGSVLCLQYDERVIVTGSSDSTVRVWDVNTGEVLNTLIHHNEAVLHLRFSNGLMVTCSKDRSIAVWDMASATDITLRRVLVGHRAAVNVVDFDDKYIVSASGDRTIKVWSTSTCEFVRTLNGHKRGIACLQYRDRLVVSGSSDNTIRLWDIECGACLRVLEGHEELVRCIRFDNKRIVSGAYDGKIKVWDLQAALDPRAPASTLCLRTLVEHSGRVFRLQFDEFQIISSSHDDTILIWDFLNVPPSAQNETRSPSRTYTYISR, encoded by the exons AACACTTCAGTTATGGAGGATCAAAATGAAGATGAGTCCCCAAAGAAAAGTACTCTTTGGCAG ATAAGTAATGGAACATCATCTGTGATCGTCTCCAGAAAGAGGCCATCAGAAGGaaactatcaaaaagaaaaagacttgtGTATTAAATATTTTGACCAGTGGTCTGAATCAGATCAAGTGGAATTTGTGGAACACCTTATTTCACGAATGTGTCATTATCAGCATGGACATATTAACTCTTACCTGAAGCCCATGTTGCAGCGGGACTTTATTACCGCTTTACCAG AGCAAGGCTTAGATCACATAGCAGAAAACATTCTTTCCTACCTGGATGCCAGGTCTCTGTGTGCAGCAGAGCTGGTATGTAAAGAATGGCAGCGGGTGATCTCTGAAGGAATgctttggaagaagttgattgaACGAATGGTGCGCACTGACCCTCTATGGAAGGGACTTTCAGAAAGAAGAGGGTG GGATCAGTACCTattcaaaaacagacccacagatggCCCTCCCAATTCATTTTATAGGTCATTATACCCAAAGATTATCCAGGACATAGAG ACTATAGAATCTAACTGGCGGTGTGGACGACACAACTTGCAGAGGATTCAGTGCCGCTCTGAAAATAGTAAAGGTGTCTACTGTTTACAGTATGATGATGAAAAAATTATCAGTGGCCTACGAGATAACTCTATTAAG ATTTGGGATAAAACCAGCTTGGAATGTTTGAAAGTGTTAACAGGACACACTGGCTCTGTCCTTTGTCTCCAGTATGATGAACGTGTTATTGTGACTGGCTCTTCAGACTCTACAGTGAG AGTCTGGGATGTGAACACGGGTGAAGTTCTAAACACGTTGATTCACCACAATGAGGCGGTACTTCACTTACGCTTCAGCAATGGACTGATGGTGACATGTTCCAAGGACCGCTCCATTGCTGTGTGGGATATGGCTTCTGCCACTGACATCACCTTACGCCGTGTCTTGGTCGGCCACCGCGCTGCTGTCAATGTAGTAGACTTTGACGATAAGTACATTGTGTCTGCTTCTGGTGACAGAACCATCAAA GTCTGGAGCACGAGTACCTGTGAATTTGTTCGTACTCTCAATGGGCACAAGCGAGGCATTGCCTGTCTCCAGTACAGGGACCGGCTGGTTGTTAGTGGATCGTCAGATAATACCATAAG GCTATGGGATATTGAATGTGGTGCCTGTTTAAGAGTCCTAGAGGGGCATGAAGAATTGGTCCGATGCATCCGGTTTGATAACAAGAGGATTGTCAGTGGGGCCTATGATGG GAAAATTAAAGTTTGGGACTTGCAAGCTGCTCTCGACCCTCGAGCCCCAGCAAGTACATTGTGTTTGCGCACACTGGTG GAACATTCTGGACGTGTGTTTCGGCTACAGTTTGATGAATTTCAAATCATCAGCAGCTCCCATGATGACACTATTTTGATTTGGGATTTCTTAAATGTGCCTCCCAGTGCCCAGAATGAGACCCGTTCTCCCTCCAGAACATACACTTACATCTCCAGATAA
- the FBXW11 gene encoding F-box/WD repeat-containing protein 11 isoform X5: MEDQNEDESPKKSTLWQISNGTSSVIVSRKRPSEGNYQKEKDLCIKYFDQWSESDQVEFVEHLISRMCHYQHGHINSYLKPMLQRDFITALPEQGLDHIAENILSYLDARSLCAAELVCKEWQRVISEGMLWKKLIERMVRTDPLWKGLSERRGWDQYLFKNRPTDGPPNSFYRSLYPKIIQDIETIESNWRCGRHNLQRIQCRSENSKGVYCLQYDDEKIISGLRDNSIKIWDKTSLECLKVLTGHTGSVLCLQYDERVIVTGSSDSTVRVWDVNTGEVLNTLIHHNEAVLHLRFSNGLMVTCSKDRSIAVWDMASATDITLRRVLVGHRAAVNVVDFDDKYIVSASGDRTIKVWSTSTCEFVRTLNGHKRGIACLQYRDRLVVSGSSDNTIRLWDIECGACLRVLEGHEELVRCIRFDNKRIVSGAYDGKIKVWDLQAALDPRAPASTLCLRTLVEHSGRVFRLQFDEFQIISSSHDDTILIWDFLNVPPSAQNETRSPSRTYTYISR, from the exons ATGGAGGATCAAAATGAAGATGAGTCCCCAAAGAAAAGTACTCTTTGGCAG ATAAGTAATGGAACATCATCTGTGATCGTCTCCAGAAAGAGGCCATCAGAAGGaaactatcaaaaagaaaaagacttgtGTATTAAATATTTTGACCAGTGGTCTGAATCAGATCAAGTGGAATTTGTGGAACACCTTATTTCACGAATGTGTCATTATCAGCATGGACATATTAACTCTTACCTGAAGCCCATGTTGCAGCGGGACTTTATTACCGCTTTACCAG AGCAAGGCTTAGATCACATAGCAGAAAACATTCTTTCCTACCTGGATGCCAGGTCTCTGTGTGCAGCAGAGCTGGTATGTAAAGAATGGCAGCGGGTGATCTCTGAAGGAATgctttggaagaagttgattgaACGAATGGTGCGCACTGACCCTCTATGGAAGGGACTTTCAGAAAGAAGAGGGTG GGATCAGTACCTattcaaaaacagacccacagatggCCCTCCCAATTCATTTTATAGGTCATTATACCCAAAGATTATCCAGGACATAGAG ACTATAGAATCTAACTGGCGGTGTGGACGACACAACTTGCAGAGGATTCAGTGCCGCTCTGAAAATAGTAAAGGTGTCTACTGTTTACAGTATGATGATGAAAAAATTATCAGTGGCCTACGAGATAACTCTATTAAG ATTTGGGATAAAACCAGCTTGGAATGTTTGAAAGTGTTAACAGGACACACTGGCTCTGTCCTTTGTCTCCAGTATGATGAACGTGTTATTGTGACTGGCTCTTCAGACTCTACAGTGAG AGTCTGGGATGTGAACACGGGTGAAGTTCTAAACACGTTGATTCACCACAATGAGGCGGTACTTCACTTACGCTTCAGCAATGGACTGATGGTGACATGTTCCAAGGACCGCTCCATTGCTGTGTGGGATATGGCTTCTGCCACTGACATCACCTTACGCCGTGTCTTGGTCGGCCACCGCGCTGCTGTCAATGTAGTAGACTTTGACGATAAGTACATTGTGTCTGCTTCTGGTGACAGAACCATCAAA GTCTGGAGCACGAGTACCTGTGAATTTGTTCGTACTCTCAATGGGCACAAGCGAGGCATTGCCTGTCTCCAGTACAGGGACCGGCTGGTTGTTAGTGGATCGTCAGATAATACCATAAG GCTATGGGATATTGAATGTGGTGCCTGTTTAAGAGTCCTAGAGGGGCATGAAGAATTGGTCCGATGCATCCGGTTTGATAACAAGAGGATTGTCAGTGGGGCCTATGATGG GAAAATTAAAGTTTGGGACTTGCAAGCTGCTCTCGACCCTCGAGCCCCAGCAAGTACATTGTGTTTGCGCACACTGGTG GAACATTCTGGACGTGTGTTTCGGCTACAGTTTGATGAATTTCAAATCATCAGCAGCTCCCATGATGACACTATTTTGATTTGGGATTTCTTAAATGTGCCTCCCAGTGCCCAGAATGAGACCCGTTCTCCCTCCAGAACATACACTTACATCTCCAGATAA